The nucleotide window CGAGAGGCTCGTCGGTCGCCGGGGCGTCGGTGACGAGCATCACCAGCACGCCACGCTCGATCGCCGCCCGCATGTCCTCGGCAAACCGATCGACCAGATCGGGCGGGAGGACGACGATCGCCCAGGTCTCGGCCGCCGCGAGGATGTCCGCCGCTCGCGCCATGACCGTCGGCTGGCGCTTGAGCACCTCGATCTCCGGGGTCTGATCGGGCGTCCCGGCGTATTTCGACGCGATCTGTTCGCTCATCGTCGACGCACTGCGTTCGATCACGTCCTCGACGACGCTCGGGGGGCGTGCGCGAATCCGTGTCGGCTGGACGTGCTCGTCGACGTCGACCAGGCCGCGCTCTTCGAGGCGTTCACACACCCGATAGACGTGCCGTGCCGACACGTCGGCGGCCTCACCGATCTCTGAGGCCAACCCCTCACCCACATCGAGGACCGCGAGATAGACGTCGATCTCCCCCTCGGAGAACCCCCAGCGTTCGAGTTCGCGACGCAACGAATCGGCCATAGCGGGTGTAAGCGGTCGAGAGGCAAATTGCTGTTCACCGAGGGGGAGCGGTTGGAGGCCGGGAGCGACGACCACGGTGCGATTCACCGGCCGATCACGGCCTCAGACCGTCTCGAACAGGGCCAACACGTCCTGTAAGTCGACGTCTCCGTCACCGTCGAAATCGTAGAACGCGGCGTTGGCCTGGGCCTGCTGGCTGTCGGTGTTCTGGAACAGGGTGTTCACGTCCGGGAAGTCGAGGTCGTCGTTCCCGGAGAGGTCCTCGTACAACCCGTCGCCGTCCGGATCGGTCGCCCCGTCCGGCCACGAGGGCGTCTCGGTGGTGTCGGGTGGCGTGGTCGACGGCGTCCCCTCACCAGGACGGTTGACGTCCGTCTTGGATTCGAGGAAACTCTGGGTCCATTCTCCGAACCCGGTCAGTTGCTCGTAGTTACTGGCCCCGTCCTGTTCGACGTACATCGGCGGGCTCCAGAAGTGCGACATGATCCAGGCCGTCGAAGAGACGTGATCGTACTCCTCGAAGAACGTCTGGAACTGCTGGCCTTCGACGTCGACGGTCCCGTTGATGAAATCGTCACTCGACCCGGTCGTGTCGAAGCCGAACTCGCTCATGAACACGGGTACCTCGTCGGCGGGGGTGCCGAAGTACTCGCCCAGCGGCCGGTAGCCCGCGTGTGCGTACACGTGGCCGGCGTACATCAGATTGTCACCGTCGAACTCGTAGTCCGGCGCGAGGTAGGTGTACTGGTCCCAACTGGGCGTGCCGACGAGGACCGGCCGTGCGGGGGCGTTGTCCTGGACGATATCGAGCCACGGCTGAGCCGTCTCCCGCCAGCGCTGCATGCACTGTTCGGCCTGCTGGTTCCCCCACGAACCACGGTTCGCGCCGACCGGTTCGTTGTACAGCTCGTAGATGACGTGCTCGGCCTCGGCGTACTCCGGCGCGACCGTCTCCCAGAACATCCGGACCTCGTCGTCGAGTTCGGGCGTCGTGAAGTCGGTCGTACGATGGCGGTGATAATCGACCATCGCGTAGACGCCGCGGTCTTTACACGCCTGCACGGCCGGGTCGAGATGGTTCTCGACGTACGAGTCGAGTTCGGCCTGGGTGAACTCACCCGGGTCGAGTTCACCGTAGTCGTCCGCCGGGTCGTGAACGTCGATGGGGTGGACGGGAATCCGGATCACCTGCGCGTTCCAGCCCTCCTCGGGGTCGGTCGCGAGCGTGATCAGATCCTCGATGGATTTCGTCCACGGCGCGAGTTCGTTGGCACGCCGCGGATCGATCACGTTCAGTCCGTGCAGCGCGACCGTGTTGTCACTCGGGTCGCGCATCACGTTGCCGTCGCGGTGCAAGGCTGGCGTCGGATCACCGACGAGCCCCGCAGCCGATCCCAGCGCGCCGGTGCCGAGTGCGCCAGTCATCGCACCCGCACCGGCAAGTTTGAGGAACTGCCGTCGATTCGTCGTCCGCGCTGCCGCTCGATGCGTCGCTGTCTCGGTTCGATCTGTATGTGTCATATGTTAGCCAGGCCGCACCCGATGGAACGGCGTCCCGGGCCGGTCGAC belongs to Halococcoides cellulosivorans and includes:
- a CDS encoding cellulase family glycosylhydrolase translates to MTHTDRTETATHRAAARTTNRRQFLKLAGAGAMTGALGTGALGSAAGLVGDPTPALHRDGNVMRDPSDNTVALHGLNVIDPRRANELAPWTKSIEDLITLATDPEEGWNAQVIRIPVHPIDVHDPADDYGELDPGEFTQAELDSYVENHLDPAVQACKDRGVYAMVDYHRHRTTDFTTPELDDEVRMFWETVAPEYAEAEHVIYELYNEPVGANRGSWGNQQAEQCMQRWRETAQPWLDIVQDNAPARPVLVGTPSWDQYTYLAPDYEFDGDNLMYAGHVYAHAGYRPLGEYFGTPADEVPVFMSEFGFDTTGSSDDFINGTVDVEGQQFQTFFEEYDHVSSTAWIMSHFWSPPMYVEQDGASNYEQLTGFGEWTQSFLESKTDVNRPGEGTPSTTPPDTTETPSWPDGATDPDGDGLYEDLSGNDDLDFPDVNTLFQNTDSQQAQANAAFYDFDGDGDVDLQDVLALFETV